ACCGAGCGAGGCCGGGCCGGCGTGACCGGATTGATAGCAACCTGGCATCAACCGGCGACGGTCCCGGCCCGATCACGACCGTGGGAGAATGGGCCGGCTATGGCTGCCTCCCTTCCGCTCGTGTTCACCGCCCCTCGTCGGGGTCGGCCGCCGACCCACTTCGTCGACCTGTCCCCGGACGAGCGCCGGGCCGCCGTCCGCGCCGCCGGGGCGCCCGAGTTCCGGGCCAAGCAGCTGGCCCACCACTACTTCGCCGGGCTGACCCGGGACGCGGCCGAGATGACCGACCTGCCGGCCGCCGGCCGGGCCGAGTTCGTCGATGCCCTGCTGCCCGAGCTGCTCACCGAGGTCCGCTCACTGGCCTGCGACGACGGCTCCACCCGCAAGACCCTGTGGCGGGCGCACGACGGCACGCTGATCGAATCGGTGCTGATGCGCTATCCCGACCGGATCACCCTGTGCGTGTCCTCGCAGGCCGGCTGCGGCATGGCCTGCCCGTTCTGCGCGACCGGACAGGGCGGGTTGCAGCGCAATCTGTCCACCGGGGAGATCGTCGAGCAGGTGCGGCTGGCCGCGCGGATGGCCCGGGACGGGGCGCTGGGGGAGCCGGGCCGGCTGTCCAACGTGGTGTTCATGGGCATGGGCGAACCGCTGGCCAACTACAACCGGGTGCTCGAGGCGGTCCGGGCGATCACCGCACCGGCGCCGTCCGGCCTGGGTATCTCGGCGCGGTCGGTCACCGTCTCGACCGTCGGGCTGGTGCCGGCGATCCGCCGGCTGACCGAGGAGAAACTGCAGGTCCGGCTGGCGGTGTCGTTGCACACCCCGGACGACGAGCTGCGCGACACCCTGGTGCCGGTCAACGAGCGGTGGAAGGTCGCCGAGGTGCTGGCGGCCGCCCGGGAGTACGCCGACACCACCGGGCGCCGGGTGTCGATCGAGTACGCCCTGATCCGCGACATCAACGATCAACCCTGGCGGGCCGACCTGCTCGGCTCGCTGCTGCGCGAGCATCTGGGTCCGCTGGTGCATGTCAACCTCATCCCGCTGAACCCGACTCCCGGGTCGCAGTGGGACGCCTCGCCCCGCCCGGTGCAGGACGAGTTCGTCCGTCGGGTCCGGGCCCAGGGGGTCGCCTGCACCGTCCGCGACACCCGCGGGCAGGAGATCGCCGCCGCCTGCGGTCAGCTCGCCGCCGAGGGCGTGCGATCGAACTGATCGGCGGCCGGACCGTCCGATTGCCGGCGCGGATCAGGCCCGGCGGTTGCGCCGGGACAGAATCACCAGCAGGACCGTCCCGACCATGATCAGCCCGATTCCAGGGATCAGCAGCGATTCGAGTCGTTGACCGGTCTGTGCGAGCAGGCCGGAGGGCGGGTCGCCGGACGCGTCGAGCGACGTCTCGGTGACAAAGCCATCGGCCGTGCTGGATGGCGGCGTCCAATCGATGGTGGACACGGTCGGGTCTGCCGACGAAGTCGTGATGACCGTCTGCCTCTGAGTGACGGTCGTGGGCACGAACACGGTGGTGGGCACGAACACGGTGGTGGGCACGAACGCGGTGGTCGGCACGAACACGGTGGTGGGCACGCTCACCGTGGTCGCCTCGGTCTGCGTCGTGGTCGTTGCTGCGGTGATGGTCGTCGTTGCGGTGACGGTGGTCGTTACGGTGACGGTCGTCGTCGGGACGACCTGTCCGTCGTAGCTGTTGATCACCTCTGCCGTTGCGGTCTGATCGGAGGGGATGGTGATCGGGCCGGGGAGCACCGTCACCACGCCGATGCCGTCACCGGCTCCGTTCACCGGCTCAGTCACCGTGCAGACCGTGCCCGCGGGAATTGAGGTGAACAGCCGGCTCTGGGCGTCAATCGCCCCGGCGTCGATGATCCAATCGATGGGATCCTGCCCGGTGCAGGAGAGCCTGATGGTGACACTGCCCTGGGACCCGGCGGCCGCGCCGGTGATGGTCTTGGTCAGCTGCAGTGCCCCGGCCGGTTGGAGACGGGCCAGCGGGGTCAACGTGCCGATCTCGCTGATCACGCGCTCGGTGGC
This genomic window from Nakamurella multipartita DSM 44233 contains:
- the rlmN gene encoding 23S rRNA (adenine(2503)-C(2))-methyltransferase RlmN, with protein sequence MAASLPLVFTAPRRGRPPTHFVDLSPDERRAAVRAAGAPEFRAKQLAHHYFAGLTRDAAEMTDLPAAGRAEFVDALLPELLTEVRSLACDDGSTRKTLWRAHDGTLIESVLMRYPDRITLCVSSQAGCGMACPFCATGQGGLQRNLSTGEIVEQVRLAARMARDGALGEPGRLSNVVFMGMGEPLANYNRVLEAVRAITAPAPSGLGISARSVTVSTVGLVPAIRRLTEEKLQVRLAVSLHTPDDELRDTLVPVNERWKVAEVLAAAREYADTTGRRVSIEYALIRDINDQPWRADLLGSLLREHLGPLVHVNLIPLNPTPGSQWDASPRPVQDEFVRRVRAQGVACTVRDTRGQEIAAACGQLAAEGVRSN
- a CDS encoding DUF5979 domain-containing protein; translation: MLALMAPTLCVLIGPPPALATPIEHGTGGPLPVLGDATERVISEIGTLTPLARLQPAGALQLTKTITGAAAGSQGSVTIRLSCTGQDPIDWIIDAGAIDAQSRLFTSIPAGTVCTVTEPVNGAGDGIGVVTVLPGPITIPSDQTATAEVINSYDGQVVPTTTVTVTTTVTATTTITAATTTTQTEATTVSVPTTVFVPTTAFVPTTVFVPTTVFVPTTVTQRQTVITTSSADPTVSTIDWTPPSSTADGFVTETSLDASGDPPSGLLAQTGQRLESLLIPGIGLIMVGTVLLVILSRRNRRA